Below is a genomic region from Lycium barbarum isolate Lr01 unplaced genomic scaffold, ASM1917538v2 unchr_scaffold_95, whole genome shotgun sequence.
attttgcttttcttttttgtgtTAATTAATGAACTATGCGTTTTTCTGCTAAGTGAAATGCTAGACTTAATAGTCGAATTCTAGCTTACTGATAAGATTTAGGTACTTGTGTGAGTCTACGATCGAGGTTCGTTACGTCAAATTAAGTTTTTTAGTGTGATCGATGAAGTATGCGCCTTTCTGCTAAACTAAATGCTAGACTTTGTATTGAAATTGTAGCTTACTGATAAGATTTAGGTACTTGTGTGAGTCTATGATCGAGGTCCGTATCGTCAAATTAAGTTTTTAGATGTGTTAATCGATGAAATATGCATTTTTCTGGTAAGCAAAATGCTAGACTCCGTAGTCGAATTGTAGCTTACTGAAAAAAATTACGTACTTGTGTGAATCATCCTAATATTATTAGCCTGCACGGCATGATTGAGGTTCGTATCGTCAAATTaagtttttagatttttttttttgtgttaattAATGGAATATGCGTCGTTCTGCTAAGGAAATGGTAGACTTTATAGTTGAATTGTAGCTTACTAATAATAGAGGTTCATACCGTCAAATTTAGTTTTAGATTGGCTTTCGTGTTAATCAATGAAATATGCATCTTTCCGCTAAGCGAAATGCTAGATTTCATAGTCGAATTTTAGCTTACTGATAAACTTTCGATACTTGTGTTAGTCTATGGAGCAATTGGAAATAATAGAGGTTCGTACCGTCAAATTTAGTTTTAGATTGGCTTTCGTGTTTAATCAATGAAATATGCATCTTTCCGCTAAGCGAAATGCTAGATTTTGTAATCGAATTTTAGCTTACTGATAAACTTTAGGTACTTGTGTTAGTCTATGGGGCAATTGGAAAAATAGAGGTTCGTACCGTCAAATTTAGTTTTAGATTTGTTGTCGTGTTAATCAATGAAATATGCATCTTTCCGCTAAGCGAAATGCTAGATTTCATAGTCGAATTTTTTAGCTTAATGATAAACTTTAGGTACTCGTGTTAGTCTATGGAGCAATTGGAAATAATAGAGGTTCGTACCGTCAAATTTAGTTTTAGATTTGTTTTCGTGTtaatatatgaaatatgtatctTTCCGCAAAGTGAAATGCTAGATTCATAGTCGAATTTTAGCTTACTGATAAGCTTTAGGTACTTGTGTTAGTCTACGGAGCAATTGGAAATAATAGAGGTTGTGCCGTCAAATTCAGTTTTAGATTTGTTTTCGTGTTAATAAATGAAATATGCATCTTTTCGCTAAGTGAAATCCTAGACTTCATAGTCGAATTGTAGCTTACTGATAAAATTTTGGTACTTGTGTTAGTGTATGGATCAATTGGAAATAGTAGAGGTTCATACCTTCAAATTCAGTTTTAGATTTGTTTTCATGTTAGTCAATGAAATATGCATCTTTGTGCTACTGCGAAATGCTAGACTGCATAGTCAGATTACAGCTTACTTGTAAAATTTAGGTACTTGTGCTAGTCCATGGAGCAACTGGAAATAATAGAGGTTCGTACCGTCAAATTCAGTTTAGACTTGTTTTCATGTTAATCAATAAAATATGCATCTTTTAGTTTTAGATTTGTTTTCGCGTTATCAATGAAATGTGGATCTTTCCGCTAAGCAAAATGCTAGATTCATAGTCGAATTTTAGCTTACTGATAAACTTTAGGTACTTGTGTTAGTCTATGGAGCAATTGGAAATAATAGAGGTTCGTACCGTCAAATTTTGTTTTAGATTTGTTTTCGTGTTAATCAATGAAATATGCATCTTTCCGCTAAGCGAAATGCTAGATTTTGTAATCGAATTTTAGCTTACTGATAAACTTTAGGTACTTGTGTTAGTCTATGGGGCAATTGGAAAAATAGAGGTTCGTACCGTCAAATTTAGTTTTAGATTTGTTGTCGTGTTAATCAATGAAATATGCATCTTTCCGCTAAGCGAAATGCTAGATTTCATAGTCGAATTTTTTAGCTTAATGATAAACTTTAGGTACTCGTGTTAGTCTATGGAGCAATTGGAAATAATAGAGGTTCGTACCGTCAAATTTAGTTTTAGATTTGTTTTCGTGTtaatatatgaaatatgtatctTTCCGCAAAGTGAAATGCTAGATTCATAGTCGAATTTTAGCTTACTGATAAGCTTTAGGTACTTGTGTTAGTCTACGGAGCAATTGGAAATAATAGAGGTTGTGCCGTCAAATTCAGTTTTAGATTTGTTTTCGTGTTAATAAATGAAATATGCATCTTTTCGCTAAGCGAAATCCTAGACTTCATAGTCGAATTGTAGCTTACTGATAAAATTTTGGTACTTGTGTTGGTGTATGGAGCAATTGGAAATAGTAGAGGTTCATACCTTCAAATTCAGTTTTAGATTTGTTTTCATGTTAGTCAATGAAATATGCATCTTTCTGCTACTGCGAAATGCTAGACTGCATAGTCAGATTACAGCTTACTTGTAAAATTTAGGTACTTGTGCTAGTCCATGGAGCAACTGGAAATAATAGAGGTTCGTACTGTCAAATTCAGTTTAGACTTGTTTTCATGTTAATCAATAAAATATGCATCTTTTAGTTTTAGATTTGTTTTCGCGTTATCAATGAAATATGGATCTTTCCGCTAAGCGAAATGCTAGATTCATAGTCGAATTTTAGCTTACTGATAAACTTTAGGTACTTGTGTTAGTCTATGGAGCAATTGGAAATAATAGAGGTTCGTACCGTCAAATTTTGTTTTAGATTTGTTTTCGTGTTAATCAATGAAATATGCATCTTTCCGCTAAGCGAAATGCTAGATTTTGTAATCGAATTTTAGCTTACTGATAAACTTTAGGTACTTGTGTTAGTCTATGGGGCAATTGGAAAAATAGAGGTTCGTACCGTCAAATTTAGTTTTAGATTTGTTTTCGTGTTAATCAATGAAATATGCATCTTTCCGCTAAGTGAAATGCTAGATTTCATAGTCGAATTTTTTAGCTTAATGATAAACTTTAGGTACTCGTGTTAGTCTATGGAGCAATTGGAAATAATAGAGGTTCGTACCGTCAAATTTAGTTTTAGATTTGTTTTCGTGTtaatatatgaaatatgtatctTTCCGCGAAGTGAAATGCTAGATTCATAGTCGAATTTTAGCTTACTGATAAGCTTTAGGTACTTGTGTTAGTCTATGGAGCAATTGGAAATAATAGAGGTTGTGCCGTCAAATTCAGTTTGAGATTTGTTTTCGTGTTAATAAATGAAATATGCATCTTTTCGCTAAGTGAAATCCTAGACTTCATAGTCGAATTGTAGCTTACTGATAAAATTTAGGTACTTGTGTTAGTGTATGGAGCAATTGGAAATAGTAGAGGTTCATACCTTCAAATTCAGTTTTAGATTTGTTTTCATGTTAGTCAATGAAATATGCATCTTTCTGCTACTGCGAAATGCTAGACTGCATAGTCAGATTACAGCTTACTTGTAAAATTTAGGTACTTGTGTTAGTTCATGGAGCAACTGGAAATAATAGAGGTTCGTACCGTCAAATTCAGTTTAGACTTGTTTTCATGTTAATCAATAAAATATGCATCTTTCCGCTAAGCGAAATGCTAGATTTCATAGTCGAATTTTAGCTTACTGATAAACTTTAGGTGCTTGTGTTAGTCTATGGAGCAATTGGAAATAATAGAGGTTCGTACCTTCAAATTTAGTTTTAGATTTGTTTTCGTGTTAATCAATGAAATATGCATCTTTCCGCTAAGCGAAATGCTAGGTTTCGTAAACGAATTTTAGCTTAATATTAAACTTTAGGTACTTGTACTAGTCTATGGGGAAATTGGAAATAATAGAGGTTCGTACCGTAAAATTTAGTTTTGGATTTGTTTTCGTGTTAATCAATGAAATATGCATCTTTTCGTTAAGCGAAATGCTAGATTTCGTAGTCGAATTTTAGCTTACTGATAAACTTTAGGTTCTTGTGTTAGTCTATGGAGCAATTGGAAATAATAGAGGTTCGTACCATCAGATTTAGTTTTAGATTGGCTTTCATGTTAATCAATGAAATATGCATCTTTCCGCCAAGCTAAATGCTAGATTTTTTTATAGTCAAATTTTAGCTTACTGATAAACTTTAGGTACTTGTGTTAGTCTATGGAGAAATTGGAAATAATAGAGGTTCGTACCGTCATATTTATTTTTAGATTTGTTTCCTTGTTAATCAATGAAATATGGATCTTTCCGCTAAGCGAAATGCTAGATTCATAGTCGAATTTTAGCTTGCTGATAAACTTTCGGTACTTGTATTAGTCTATGGAGCAATTGGAAATAATAGAGGTTCGTGCCTTCAAATTTAGCTTTAGATTTGTTTTCGTGTTAATCAATGAAATATGCatctttctttttttggtaattagACAAATATGTGCATCTTTCCGCTAAGCGAAATGCTAGATTGCGTAGTCGAATTTTAGCTTACTGATAAACTTTAGGTACTTGTATTAGTCTATGTTCCAATTGGAAATAACAGAGGTTTGTACCGTCAAATTTAGTTTTAGATTTGTTTTCGTTTTAATCAATGAAATATGCATCTTTTCACTAAGCGAATGCTAGATTTCATAGTCGAATTTTAGCTTACTGATAAACTTTAGGTACTTGTCTTAGTCTATAGAGCAATTGGAAATAACAGAGGTTCGTACCGTCAGATTTAGTTTTAGATTTGTTTTCGTGTCAATCAATGAAATATACATCTTTCCGCTAAGCGTAATGCTAGATTTTTTTATAGACAAATTTTAGCTTACTGATAAACTTTACGTACTTGTGTTAATCTATGGAGCAATTGGAAATATTATAGGTTCGTACCGTCAAATTTAGTTTTAGTTTTTATTCCGTGTTAATAAATGAAATATGCATCTCTCCGCTaagagaaatgctagatttcATAGTTGAATTTTAGCTAAACTTTAGGTACTTGTGTTGGTCTATGGAGCACTTGGAAATAATAGAGGTTCGTACTGTCAATTTTAATTTTAGATTGGTTTTCGTGTTTATCAATGCGATATGCATCTTTCTGCCAAGCGAAATGCTAGATTCATAGTCGAATTTTAGCTTACAGATAAACTTTTGGTACTTGTGTTGGTCTACTGAGCAATTGGAAATATTACAAATTCGTACTGTCAAATTCAGTTTTAGTTTTGTTTTCGTGTTAATCAATGAAATAGGCATCTTTCCGCTAAGCGAAATGCTAGACTTCATAGTCGAATTGTAGTTTACTGATAAATTTTTGGTACTTGTGTTAGTCTATGGAGCAATTGGAAATAATAGAGGTTCGTACCGTCAAATTCAGTTTTAGATTTGTTTTCGTGTTAGTCAATGAAATATGCATCTTTCTGCTAAAGCGAAATGCTAGACTTCATAGTCAAATTACAGCTTACTGATAAAATTTAGGTCCTTGTGTTAGTTCATGGAGCAAGTGGAAATAATAGAGGTTAATCTGACTGCTTGTTTGGATGCATGGAGTCTTCGGATATTAGGTTTATGCATTTGGAACTTTGAGCAGTATATAATTTAGTTTCAGATTTTTTTTGATTGTGTTAATCGATGAAGTATGCATCGTTCTGCTAAGCGAAATGCTAGACTTCATAGTCAAATTGTAGCTTACTGATAAAATTTAGGTACTTGTGTGAGTATGGAGCGATTGGAAATAATAGAGGTTTATCTGATTACTTGGTTGGATGCACAGAGTGTTCAGATATTAGGTTTATGCATTTGGAACTTTGAGCAGTATTGAATCCTATGATCATTTTGCTGGGGACTTGAGATAATATCTAGTTGGTGAAAGTCTTTATAGAAAGAAGCAACTCAATAATGAAAATGCGCATTATGTGTTAATCAATGAATATGCTTCTTTCTGCTAAGTGAAATGCTAGACTTCATAGTCAAATTGTAGCTTACTGATAAAAATTAAGGTACTTGTGTGAGGCGATGGAGCAATTGGAAATAATAGAGGTTTATCTGACTGCTTGTTTGGATGCACGGAGTCTTTGGATATTAAGTTTATGCATTTGGAACTTTGAGCAGTATTGAATTCTATGCTCATTTTGATCGGGACTTGAGATAATATCTGATTGGTGAAACTCTTCTATAGAAAGAAGGAACTCAATAACGAAAACGCAAATTATGTGTTACCTGTTTAGTTGTCTTTGTGTTGTTATAAAGAAAGTAACAACTTTGTTTCTATAAACATGATACAAGGAATACGTGATTTAATCTCAGTATAATCTGAGGAAGTAATAGGTATAGCTTTTCGGTTAGTTCAATGGAAACTAGGATTGAGCAGGTTCAGCTTTTTCCCTACACCTAGCAAACTCTCGACCAATGTATCTGAGCTCTGCTTGAGCGTACTCCCAGCTTCGTTGCTTTGCTTAGTCTATAGTCCAAGTTTCGTGTCACTTATTTTTCTATATTTCATTTTGGGTGCACTGTGTTACTGATTACGAATCTGCTTAAAAAACAAATGGAATGTGTTTCTGCTCGAGtcttatcttttcttttcctttttgatCTAAATGAAACCTCGTGCATGGGATATAGGAGGTGGGaaaaatatatattgttctggAGTACTGCAGAGGAGGTGATCTTTCTATGTACATTCAACAACGCCAAGGGAAAATTCCAGAAGCAACTGCAAAACATTTTATGCAGCAACTTGGTTTGTCTGAACCTTCTATTTCTTTAGCGTAACTTCCCCTTTTCACATGTCGAGtgaataaatttttattattacATGAATTCAAGCATACTAAATGTTCATGTTCATTTGTTGACTGCAGCATCTGGTCTAAAAATCCTTCGGGACAACAATCTAATCCATAGGGATCTAAAGCCTCAGGTTTCACTTCCTTCTACTATTATACTGTAAATTTTTATTTACTCATAAGCCTCAGGTGTATCCCTGCCATAGTTCTCGTTGAAATTCAATGACTATCATGCTAGCTTTTCTATGTGTAAAAATATTAAAGATTGCACGAGTTGCAAAGCTGGTTAGTTGTTGCTTGTGCACCACCTAGCACTTTTTGTAGCCATCTGTTGTATTAATCATCAATTGGAGCTTAGTATTTGGCAGCATTAGTGCATAAACCACAGGTTGAAATGGTTCACACGACTCCAAGGTAATTAGGCATGCAGTTGCTTCATTCTCGGGTAGCAATGGCATCTCTCATACAGAGATTTTGAATAATTACCATATTTGCTGAGGACAATACTCTTCAAAAAGATAATAAAGGAAAAGGAAAGCGTCAAAGGAGACGAGTCTCTTACcttatcaaagaaaaaaaaaaaaaagggagacgAGTCTCTTTGGACGTACATGTAGTATTCATATCAGCAAATTAGTAGACTCTAGTTGAGAGAGCTAATGTGGTTTGGTTTTCTAGGAGTGAGTTCTTGCACGTCTCTTTGGTAATATTTCATTTATTTGTGGACAGTAATACTTCGTACATTCTTTTTGAGAATTTGAATGGTATGGTTAGTGGAATGGCCAATTCATTGATTTTTTTCCTTTTGTCTTGATCCAACAGAATCTGCTCTTATCCTCAAACAATGACAGCTCCACCTTGAAGATTGCTGATTTTGGGTTTGCAAGGTGAAGTTGTTCATCTGATAAATGTCTTTTTGCTGATTTACTCCCCTCCCTCTCCTTTCCCCTTTTGAATGATCCGAGATCCAGCAGTCCATATGCCTTTTAAAACTCTTTTTCTgtattttctttccttctttttccCTCTATTTAAGTTGCAAGCTTACTGGTTAAATGTTTCCTAAATGGTCCACTCAAAAGTCACAATGACTTCAACCTCTCTTTTGTTAGGTCTTTGCAACCTAGGGGTCTTGCTGAAACACTTTGTGGTTCACCATTGTACATGGCTCCAGAAATAATGCAACTTCAAAAGTATGATGCAAAGGTGATATACTCTTTCTATGATTCTCATCCATAGTCTGGTAATATCATTTCAAGATCCTATTAACTTTTGGCTGCAAACGCAGGCAGATCTCTGGAGCGTTGGTGCCATCCTGTTTCAGCTTGTAACAGGAAAAACCCCGTTTACTGGAAACAATCAAATCCAGGTTTAATGTCTTCTAAGCATTGCAAACTTCTTATGGTGGCACGTCCAGGTGCAATTTGACTGGTGATATTAAGAGTCTTCACACAAAGTTCTAAATTTTCTCCCTCCATCTTTGCTGCAGTTGCTCCAGAACATATTAAAGTCTACTGAATTGCTGTTTCCTCCAAATGCAAAAAATTTAAGTCCTGACTGCATAGATTTGTGTAAAAAATTGTTGCGCCGTTATCCAGGTACTTTTGAGTGGAAGACTTGATTCTTGTATCATATTTCCTACAGCCTTGCCATTGTGAACCTTTCTCATAGAGAAGGTCGTATGATTTTTAGTATTTACCTTAACAATAACAAATGCAGAATTCTCATTACCTGAAAATTTCTCATTACAATTTGAAAACTTgtcttttgtgtatccttgaatACACAGTGGAGCGGTTGACATTTGAAGAGTTCTTTAACCACCCATTTCTTGCACAGAAGCAGCCAGATGAGCTGTCTTGGTAAAGTGGTTAATGAATTCTGGATCTCATTATTTACATATTATTTCATCTTTCAGATTTGATTAATGTTGGACATGGTCCGCAGGGATAAGAGACCTCAAAGGGTAATAGGTGGTTTTCCTATATCAGAAAGCTATCCTGTGAGGAGCACAGAGGAAGCTTTTCAAGAAGATGGTTTACCCTTTAGTCTGGATGATGATTCCAGCGGTCCTGATGGTAGTCCTTCATTTGCTGGGAGATTACCACAGAGGATGTCATATGGCTTTTCTTGTGATGTAAAAGCTGAAAGGAAAGAAGTTACTAGTGATGCCCTGCGCAGAACAGATATTATTGGCTCTAGCCACCGACAGTCAGAAGGGAACCTGAAGGAACCTATTAATTTGAAGGACCACAGACAAGCAACTACTCGCTCAAAAGGTTCTATTTTGCAACGCTATTCCCAATTTCCTTTTGCCTAGAattttggggaaatttttgtTATGCTAGGATCTACAGTCAGTTTGGCTAATACTAACTTTCTGATTATGGTATTCACTCCATTCAACAGTGGTAGATTCGCTTGAGTTGAttgatcaggactatgtcattgTTTCTGGTCCCCCCATGGACTCATATTCTTCAGCAGGTGCCTCTAGGCTTAGCAATATGCCATTCAGATCAAGCGGCTCCCTGCAAGCGTCTGCGAGTGCAGATCCTAGACCAAGTAACCCGTTGCCTATTATTGGCCCTCCACTTAGTAGAATAGG
It encodes:
- the LOC132625798 gene encoding serine/threonine-protein kinase ATG1c-like, encoding MAQSMSNRGGGRSIVGDYVVGKQIGAGSFSTVWHARHRAHGTEVAIKEIVTARLNNKLQDSLKSEIVILQKINHPNIIRLHDMIEEVGKIYIVLEYCRGGDLSMYIQQRQGKIPEATAKHFMQQLASGLKILRDNNLIHRDLKPQNLLLSSNNDSSTLKIADFGFARSLQPRGLAETLCGSPLYMAPEIMQLQKYDAKADLWSVGAILFQLVTGKTPFTGNNQIQLLQNILKSTELLFPPNAKNLSPDCIDLCKKLLRRYPVERLTFEEFFNHPFLAQKQPDELSWDKRPQRVIGGFPISESYPVRSTEEAFQEDGLPFSLDDDSSGPDGSPSFAGRLPQRMSYGFSCDVKAERKEVTSDALRRTDIIGSSHRQSEGNLKEPINLKDHRQATTRSKVVDSLELIDQDYVIVSGPPMDSYSSAGASRLSNMPFRSSGSLQASASADPRPSNPLPIIGPPLSRIGHLGSLESPSSAPGTSQVCTDVISRLEQPPTDGKARIESLQCFASAIMELVNEKVEAGKHLEAFSIQLVILAIWKQALDICLTQAASAIEGSPNQETIRLKEIMMKGQVGLNIKEHLDATNILGPENVCSHIEKAFLGEVGNAEELAKHIEPGNTEVPDAMEMIFQSALALGRKGAVDEYMGRTENAVVFYSKAVRLLAFLQVEAPSLILNPPFSLTNSDRYRLQNYIDVLNNRQSVSRSQMMALLKCEDQHCSP